From Candidatus Paceibacterota bacterium, one genomic window encodes:
- a CDS encoding metallophosphoesterase yields the protein MMMIKLKFGSLARLVFAGALLCILVAALAKSSVTRGSLRSGFVKPDPRADFAIVVLPDTQNYAQERPNAACKEMWISQTEWIIRNREAHNIAYVAHLGDIVQNGDLLKNGAPNLKEWQNATNAMYRLEDPLRTLQRNGIPYGMAVGNHDQEPSGTPGGTTRYFNEFFGVPHFSGRSYYGGHYGDNNDSHFDLFSASGLDFIVLYFEHQDFGPSILEWANAVLQTNQHRRVIAVAHYMGEARTPSRHSHQGAAIYESLKRHTNFFLMLGGHKSGEGARQDTFEGRDVHTFISDYQSRTNGGSGWMRLMYFSPTNNTVTIQTYSPWLNQYEVDEDSEMFFSYDMSPAHLARRTRTTSSKL from the coding sequence ATGATGATGATAAAACTGAAATTCGGTTCTCTTGCACGCCTGGTTTTTGCTGGCGCACTGTTGTGCATTTTGGTGGCGGCGCTGGCGAAGTCCAGCGTTACCAGGGGTTCACTGCGTAGCGGTTTTGTTAAACCAGATCCACGGGCCGACTTTGCGATCGTGGTGCTGCCGGACACCCAGAATTATGCCCAGGAGCGGCCTAATGCCGCGTGCAAGGAGATGTGGATTTCGCAAACGGAATGGATCATCAGAAACCGGGAGGCGCACAACATCGCCTATGTCGCGCATCTTGGTGACATCGTGCAGAATGGGGATCTTCTCAAGAACGGCGCGCCGAATCTGAAGGAATGGCAGAACGCGACCAATGCCATGTATCGTTTGGAAGACCCGCTCCGCACCTTGCAGAGGAACGGGATTCCCTACGGAATGGCGGTCGGCAACCATGACCAGGAACCCAGTGGGACCCCCGGTGGCACCACGCGGTATTTCAACGAGTTTTTTGGCGTACCGCATTTCAGCGGTCGCTCGTATTACGGCGGCCACTATGGCGACAACAACGACTCTCATTTTGATTTGTTCAGCGCTTCGGGGCTGGATTTCATCGTGCTTTACTTCGAACATCAGGATTTTGGTCCGTCGATCCTGGAATGGGCGAACGCGGTGCTACAAACTAACCAGCATCGTCGCGTGATTGCCGTTGCTCATTACATGGGCGAGGCCAGAACCCCAAGCAGGCACAGCCACCAGGGCGCCGCGATCTACGAGTCGCTCAAACGCCACACGAATTTCTTCCTCATGCTTGGCGGGCACAAGAGCGGCGAAGGTGCGCGGCAGGACACATTTGAGGGGCGGGACGTGCACACCTTTATCTCGGATTACCAATCTCGCACCAACGGCGGCAGTGGTTGGATGCGGCTCATGTATTTTTCGCCCACGAACAACACCGTCACCATCCAAACGTATTCGCCTTGGCTGAACCAATACGAGGTTGACGAGGACAGTGAGATGTTCTTCAGCTATGACATGTCCCCAGCGCACCTTGCCAGGAGAACCAGAACTACAAGCTCGAAACTTTAG